Proteins from a single region of Amblyomma americanum isolate KBUSLIRL-KWMA chromosome 10, ASM5285725v1, whole genome shotgun sequence:
- the LOC144108215 gene encoding uncharacterized protein LOC144108215, with the protein MFAQRGTEKRTCPHLFSAQNKDSQRHSEQPDPVRAASIGAAEAAARLRLSSPHHHPTMAAMLADIRRTAAMVPSTVPQGAGRYKCPFCTKAFAHQWHLGRHVRIHTGDRPFRCHVCPMAFNQKSTLIGHLRRHTGDKPYQCHLCRMVFSWKSTLVKHLQQHAVQATCVDSSCQAHCELLSPLADAELDPINGRVAGNVWSEMIIDLPSADGPGLRRHHSGALHEAPMPSTTMSLRPYKCSHCGKAFADQWHLKRHVRIHTGDRPFSCPFCPMAFNQKNTLIGHMRRHTGDKPYRCQICGIAFSWKSTFVKHVQLHETEHQLLPTN; encoded by the exons ATGTTTGCTCAGAGAGGTACTGAAAAAAGAACTTGTCCACATTTGTTTTCAGCGCAAAACAAGGATTCCCAACGCCACTCGGAGCAGCCTGACCCAGTGCGGGCAGCATCAATTGGTGCAGCAGAGGCTGCTGCCAGGCTGCGCCTCTCGTCACCACACCACCACCCGACGATGGCAGCAATGTTAGCAGACATCCGGCGCACAGCAGCGATGGTGCCTTCGACAGTGCCACAAGGCGCCGGCCGGTACAAGTGCCCGTTCTGCACCAAGGCCTTCGCTCACCAGTGGCACCTGGGCCGCCATGTGCGCATTCACACAGGCGACCGGCCCTTCCGGTGTCACGTGTGCCCCATGGCCTTCAATCAGAAGAGTACGCTCATTGGCCACCTGCGTCGCCACACAGGCGACAAGCCCTACCAGTGTCACCTGTGCCGCATGGTCTTCTCCTGGAAGAGCACGCTCgtcaagcacctgcagcagcacgCTGTCCAGGCTACC TGTGTTGACAGCTCCTGCCAAGCTCACTGTGAGCTTCTCTCTCCCCTGGCAGATGCAGAGCTGGACCCCATAAATGGAAGAGTAGCAGGGAATGTCTGGTCAGAGATGATCATTGACTTGCCCTCTGCCGACGGACCTGGTCTCCGCAGGCACCACTCAGGTGCGCTGCATGAAGCACCGATGCCGTCCACTACTATGAGTCTGCGGCCGTACAAGTGCTCGCATTGCGGCAAGGCCTTTGCAGACCAGTGGCACCTCAAGAGGCATGTCCGCATCCACACGGGTGACCGGCCCTTCTCCTGCCCCTTCTGTCCGATGGCCTTCAACCAGAAGAACACGCTGATCGGCCACATGCGGCGGCACACGGGTGACAAGCCCTACCGGTGCCAGATCTGCGGCATTGCTTTCTCCTGGAAGAGCACCTTCGTCAAGCATGTCCAGCTGCACGAAACTGAGCACCAGTTGCTGCCCACAAACTAA